One genomic region from Evansella sp. LMS18 encodes:
- the coaBC gene encoding bifunctional phosphopantothenoylcysteine decarboxylase/phosphopantothenate--cysteine ligase CoaBC encodes MEKTKNVLLCVTGGIAVFKAAALTSKLIQNGFSVKVAMTESAMEFVTPLTFQALSRDRVYTNTFEEQDPSKIAHVDVADWADLVLIAPATANVIGKVANGIADDMVTTILLKTTAPVMLAPAMNVHMYDHPAVRNNMETLRSFGYTFIEPNEGYLACGYEGKGRMAEPEDLLEMVKHHFIKAENPDWQGKKILITAGPTRETVDPVRFFTNRSSGKMGFAIAAEAAARGADVTLVSGPVSLDTPHGVNRISVESAEEMFQAVTSRFPDADIVIKAAAVADYRPKLTYDKKLKKKEGNLNVEMERTKDILKTLGEQRVHQTLIGFAAESDDIETYAKKKIETKRVDMIAANSITAPGSGFQGDTNELTLFKRNGEVIHIPMTAKTEAAKKILDEAMVIHSEEKR; translated from the coding sequence GTGGAAAAAACAAAAAATGTGCTGCTGTGTGTAACAGGCGGAATCGCTGTGTTTAAAGCTGCGGCGTTAACCAGTAAACTTATACAAAATGGCTTCAGTGTAAAAGTGGCAATGACAGAGTCTGCAATGGAATTTGTAACGCCGTTAACATTCCAGGCGCTTTCCCGGGATCGGGTTTATACAAATACATTTGAGGAGCAGGACCCTTCAAAAATAGCACACGTGGATGTGGCGGATTGGGCTGATCTTGTCCTGATTGCCCCTGCGACAGCGAATGTGATCGGTAAAGTGGCTAACGGTATTGCTGATGATATGGTGACTACCATTCTACTGAAAACAACAGCACCTGTGATGCTTGCTCCTGCTATGAATGTACATATGTACGACCATCCTGCGGTGAGGAACAATATGGAAACCCTGCGGTCGTTTGGATACACATTTATCGAACCAAATGAGGGCTATCTTGCCTGCGGCTATGAAGGGAAAGGAAGAATGGCCGAGCCTGAGGATCTTCTTGAAATGGTAAAGCATCACTTCATCAAAGCTGAAAACCCGGACTGGCAAGGGAAGAAAATACTCATTACTGCTGGGCCAACCAGGGAGACTGTGGACCCGGTCCGTTTCTTCACTAACAGGTCCTCCGGAAAAATGGGATTTGCTATTGCCGCAGAAGCAGCGGCAAGAGGAGCTGATGTGACGCTTGTTTCCGGACCTGTCAGCCTGGATACGCCTCACGGGGTAAACAGGATTTCTGTTGAATCTGCTGAAGAAATGTTCCAGGCGGTAACTTCCCGGTTTCCTGATGCTGATATTGTCATAAAAGCGGCAGCTGTAGCTGATTACCGGCCAAAACTAACTTATGACAAGAAACTTAAAAAGAAAGAGGGGAATTTGAACGTTGAAATGGAACGGACGAAAGACATTCTTAAGACCCTCGGAGAACAGCGTGTTCATCAAACACTCATAGGCTTTGCTGCCGAGTCTGACGATATAGAAACTTACGCGAAGAAAAAAATAGAAACGAAGCGGGTCGATATGATTGCGGCTAACTCCATTACAGCACCAGGTTCCGGTTTTCAGGGGGATACCAATGAATTAACTCTCTTTAAAAGAAATGGAGAGGTGATTCACATACCAATGACTGCGAAAACAGAGGCAGCCAAAAAGATTCTGGATGAGGCAATGGTAATTCACTCGGAGGAAAAACGATGA
- the pknB gene encoding Stk1 family PASTA domain-containing Ser/Thr kinase, which produces MKEKRINDRYELLRPVGGGGMADVYLAKDIILDREVAVKVLKPQFSGDDEFIRRFRREAQAATSLSHPNVVNIYDVGEEDDLYYIVMEYISGDTLKDYIQKKGKLSVEETVSIMEQITAAIGHAHENRIIHRDIKPHNILIGSDGQAKVTDFGIARAISEATITHTNSVLGSVHYLSPEQARGGHVTSKSDIYSLGIVMYEMLSGAVPFNGDTAVSVAIKHLQEPLPFLRDNDPSIPQSVENVVLIATAKDPQARYESADQMAEDLTTVLYPQRANEKRTVQGEQDTEATKAVPVVLSGTEKDNEQTMIHNKPAGKNPSAGEDDSGKHDNKKEKKKRGKKFWITAIVVSLLAIVIAIAILLPGWLRVDEVTIPEDLVGMEYEEALQELAALNLEVEPEFRFDEEVEEGVVLAHTPGAGATVKVGTSVRLIVSEGSEPVEMPNLVGESLSYAEQLLENYENVEVNYQESSEYDEDTVLTQSPEAESMVIPSETSVTLTVSERPVYMMANLYGMSRDEVLETLADNDLLALDFTSEYHSTIEQGKVVSQDPPRGTEIRERTHVRVVFSAGPEPEPEPEPEPEEQPEPEPENEPEEQPVSASVPFDVSIPDWEGDEEDRPVFRVSISVIDMRSEEPRQVIDREVSESERFHIDMRVAPGESGYLVVIVDGEEHDESPYEYTYEELQEYE; this is translated from the coding sequence ATGAAAGAAAAGCGTATAAATGACCGGTACGAGCTGCTGAGGCCTGTAGGCGGCGGGGGGATGGCTGATGTTTACTTAGCAAAAGACATCATTCTTGACAGAGAAGTCGCTGTAAAAGTCCTGAAACCTCAATTCTCAGGGGATGATGAATTTATCAGGCGTTTCCGCCGGGAAGCACAGGCCGCCACGAGCCTGTCCCATCCCAATGTGGTGAATATATATGATGTTGGGGAAGAGGACGATCTTTATTATATTGTAATGGAATATATCAGCGGTGATACGCTGAAGGATTATATTCAGAAAAAGGGAAAACTGAGTGTGGAAGAAACAGTCAGCATTATGGAGCAGATAACAGCTGCAATCGGCCATGCCCATGAAAACCGAATCATACACCGGGACATAAAACCTCACAATATACTTATAGGCTCAGACGGGCAGGCGAAAGTTACGGACTTTGGTATTGCAAGAGCAATCAGTGAGGCGACGATTACCCATACGAATTCGGTTCTGGGTTCCGTCCATTATCTTTCACCTGAACAGGCAAGGGGAGGCCATGTAACCAGCAAGTCTGATATATACTCGCTGGGGATTGTTATGTATGAAATGCTCAGCGGAGCAGTTCCTTTCAATGGTGACACAGCTGTATCCGTCGCAATTAAACATTTACAGGAACCATTGCCATTTCTCCGGGATAATGATCCATCCATACCTCAAAGTGTGGAAAACGTAGTCCTGATAGCCACAGCGAAAGACCCGCAAGCCAGATATGAATCAGCGGACCAGATGGCAGAGGATCTGACTACCGTCCTGTACCCTCAGAGAGCAAATGAAAAGAGAACGGTTCAGGGGGAACAGGATACGGAAGCCACAAAGGCAGTGCCTGTGGTACTCAGTGGAACTGAGAAAGATAATGAACAAACGATGATACACAATAAACCAGCAGGAAAAAATCCGTCAGCTGGCGAGGACGACTCCGGGAAACATGACAATAAGAAAGAAAAGAAAAAACGAGGGAAAAAGTTCTGGATAACTGCAATAGTAGTATCCCTGCTGGCCATAGTCATTGCAATAGCTATTCTGCTGCCAGGCTGGCTGAGAGTCGATGAAGTTACTATTCCTGAAGATCTGGTTGGTATGGAGTACGAGGAGGCACTTCAGGAACTTGCAGCCCTTAACCTGGAGGTGGAACCGGAGTTCCGCTTTGATGAAGAAGTGGAAGAGGGCGTAGTGCTCGCCCATACTCCAGGAGCAGGCGCCACTGTAAAAGTAGGAACCAGCGTCAGGCTTATTGTAAGCGAAGGTTCTGAGCCGGTAGAAATGCCGAACCTTGTTGGTGAATCATTAAGCTATGCGGAACAATTGCTGGAAAACTACGAAAATGTTGAAGTAAATTACCAGGAATCGAGCGAATATGATGAAGACACTGTTTTGACTCAGTCACCAGAGGCTGAATCAATGGTTATCCCAAGTGAGACTAGTGTTACTCTTACAGTAAGTGAGCGACCGGTTTATATGATGGCAAACTTGTATGGAATGTCGAGGGATGAAGTACTTGAGACACTTGCAGATAATGATTTACTCGCTCTTGATTTTACATCAGAGTACCATTCTACGATTGAGCAGGGGAAAGTCGTTTCACAAGATCCGCCCAGGGGTACTGAAATTCGTGAAAGAACTCATGTAAGAGTCGTATTTTCAGCTGGACCAGAGCCGGAACCGGAGCCAGAACCAGAACCGGAGGAGCAGCCGGAGCCTGAACCGGAAAACGAACCGGAAGAACAGCCGGTATCAGCCAGTGTTCCGTTTGACGTCAGTATCCCTGACTGGGAGGGAGATGAGGAAGACCGTCCGGTATTCAGGGTAAGTATTTCAGTTATCGACATGAGAAGTGAAGAACCGAGACAGGTAATAGACAGGGAAGTATCCGAAAGTGAAAGATTTCATATAGACATGAGGGTTGCCCCTGGTGAATCAGGTTATCTTGTTGTCATCGTCGATGGGGAAGAGCATGATGAATCTCCATATGAATACACCTATGAAGAATTGCAGGAATACGAGTAA
- the rpoZ gene encoding DNA-directed RNA polymerase subunit omega: MLNPSIDSLMRKIDSKYTLVTVSAHRARQLRENPEMHQKTEKSKSVNFVGMALEEIDAEKLTYKQEGE, from the coding sequence ATGTTAAACCCGTCTATTGATTCACTGATGAGAAAGATCGATTCAAAATACACTCTTGTGACTGTTTCGGCTCACCGTGCAAGACAGCTCAGGGAGAATCCTGAAATGCACCAGAAAACAGAGAAATCCAAGTCAGTAAATTTTGTAGGAATGGCATTAGAGGAAATCGACGCCGAAAAACTTACTTACAAGCAAGAAGGGGAATAA
- the fmt gene encoding methionyl-tRNA formyltransferase has product MKVIFMGTPDFAVPVLTGLTEEGYDVSLVVTQPDRPKGRKRTLTPPPVKTAAEELGIPVFQPEKIKNEWQEIEKYNPDIIVTAAFGQILPKELLDIPPLGCINVHASLLPKYRGGAPIHQSIIDGEKETGITIMYMAEKLDAGDILSQRAIPIEKTDTTGTMHDKLSMVGRELLLETLPQLEAGTITAEEQDESEVTYAPNISKEQEEIRWERPASSVYNQVRGLVPWPVAYTTWEGNRLKIWWTQESGLTSEASPGTVVKIEDDAFYVACGENTVLRIDEIQPSGKKRMDVKTFLLGAGKNLSEGARLGADNETR; this is encoded by the coding sequence ATGAAAGTTATTTTTATGGGAACACCGGATTTTGCAGTTCCGGTACTCACCGGGTTAACAGAGGAAGGTTACGATGTCAGCCTTGTCGTTACACAGCCGGACCGGCCAAAGGGAAGAAAGCGGACACTCACTCCGCCACCAGTAAAAACTGCAGCTGAAGAACTGGGGATTCCTGTTTTCCAGCCGGAGAAAATTAAAAATGAATGGCAGGAAATCGAGAAATATAACCCTGATATAATTGTTACCGCCGCTTTCGGCCAGATACTTCCTAAGGAGCTGCTTGATATCCCGCCCCTTGGGTGTATCAACGTGCATGCCTCGTTACTGCCGAAATATCGTGGCGGAGCCCCGATCCATCAGTCGATCATAGACGGGGAAAAGGAAACAGGGATTACGATTATGTACATGGCTGAAAAGCTGGACGCAGGAGATATCCTGAGTCAGCGGGCGATACCGATTGAAAAAACAGACACGACAGGAACGATGCATGACAAACTTAGTATGGTGGGAAGGGAACTTCTTCTGGAAACACTGCCGCAGCTTGAAGCTGGCACTATTACAGCGGAGGAGCAGGATGAATCCGAAGTTACATACGCGCCGAACATTTCAAAAGAACAGGAAGAAATCCGATGGGAACGCCCTGCGTCCTCTGTTTATAATCAAGTAAGGGGACTCGTTCCATGGCCGGTTGCGTATACAACATGGGAAGGAAACCGGCTGAAGATATGGTGGACTCAAGAAAGCGGTCTGACCTCAGAAGCTTCTCCTGGAACAGTGGTGAAAATAGAAGATGATGCTTTCTATGTTGCCTGTGGTGAAAATACAGTTTTGAGGATAGACGAAATTCAGCCCTCAGGTAAAAAGAGAATGGACGTAAAAACTTTCCTTCTAGGAGCTGGAAAGAACTTATCTGAAGGCGCCAGATTAGGAGCAGACAATGAAACAAGGTAA
- the rsmB gene encoding 16S rRNA (cytosine(967)-C(5))-methyltransferase RsmB, whose product MKQGNVREAALDVLLKIEKNQAYSNLLLNDTIKKTKLNPKDIPLLTELVYGTLQYKKTLDFYLKPFSKRPLEKLEMWVLILLRLTLYQIIYLDRIPERAAVHEAVQIAKKRGHQGISGMVNGILRTIQRKGLPTFETIEDPEERLAVETSHPEWLIARWTDQFGKERTKLMSQANLKHPLHTARVNTVKTDRDTVIKSLQEEGVEAEPSSRVPDSIVVKKGSLSGTEAFRKGWLTIQDEGSMLVAYALAPDSGEKILDACAAPGGKSTHIAEKMNDEGEVVSLDIHKHKVGLIKEQKERLGLTIISPQVMDARKAHEFFEEEAFDKILVDAPCSGLGVIQRKPDLKWTKTPEDVARLSTIQKEILNEVWPLLKKGGRLVYSTCTVDKEENEAVIDSFVEAHKDASFDKGFSGRLPESFQQSSGAGEGKLQLFPGEHETDGFFISAVVKSD is encoded by the coding sequence ATGAAACAAGGTAATGTGAGAGAAGCAGCGCTGGATGTCCTGTTAAAAATAGAAAAAAATCAGGCGTACAGTAATCTGCTGCTTAATGACACAATAAAAAAGACAAAACTGAATCCCAAGGATATCCCGCTGCTTACGGAACTGGTATACGGCACTTTGCAGTACAAGAAAACACTTGATTTTTATCTGAAGCCTTTTTCAAAGCGTCCCCTTGAAAAGCTGGAAATGTGGGTGCTGATTCTTCTCAGGCTGACTTTGTATCAGATTATATATCTTGACAGAATTCCTGAGCGGGCTGCCGTCCATGAAGCCGTGCAAATAGCCAAAAAGAGAGGCCATCAGGGGATTTCAGGGATGGTGAACGGTATTCTGAGAACTATCCAGCGAAAAGGGCTCCCCACTTTTGAAACGATAGAAGATCCTGAGGAGCGGCTTGCGGTAGAAACGAGCCATCCGGAATGGCTGATAGCCAGATGGACAGATCAGTTCGGCAAAGAACGGACAAAGCTGATGTCCCAGGCTAACTTAAAACATCCTCTTCACACTGCGCGAGTAAACACTGTGAAAACAGACAGAGATACAGTGATAAAAAGCCTGCAGGAAGAAGGAGTTGAAGCAGAACCTAGCAGCAGAGTTCCCGATAGTATTGTAGTCAAAAAGGGGTCTCTCAGCGGGACAGAAGCTTTCCGAAAAGGCTGGCTTACAATTCAGGATGAAGGTTCTATGCTCGTAGCCTACGCACTGGCACCTGACAGCGGGGAAAAAATATTAGATGCCTGTGCAGCACCGGGAGGCAAATCCACCCATATTGCAGAAAAAATGAACGATGAGGGAGAAGTTGTTTCTCTCGATATCCATAAACATAAAGTTGGTCTGATAAAAGAACAGAAAGAACGTCTCGGTTTAACAATCATCTCTCCACAAGTCATGGATGCGCGAAAAGCCCACGAGTTTTTTGAGGAAGAGGCATTTGATAAAATTCTGGTCGATGCCCCATGTTCAGGTCTTGGAGTCATACAGCGCAAGCCGGACCTGAAATGGACGAAAACTCCTGAAGATGTTGCCCGTCTGTCCACTATACAAAAGGAAATTCTGAATGAAGTATGGCCGCTCCTGAAAAAAGGAGGACGCCTTGTCTATAGCACATGTACAGTAGATAAGGAAGAAAATGAAGCAGTTATTGATTCATTTGTTGAGGCTCATAAAGATGCTTCATTTGACAAAGGATTTTCAGGCAGGCTGCCCGAAAGCTTTCAGCAGTCTTCAGGAGCTGGGGAAGGGAAGCTCCAGCTGTTTCCAGGTGAGCATGAGACTGACGGATTCTTCATTTCAGCCGTAGTGAAATCCGACTGA
- a CDS encoding Stp1/IreP family PP2C-type Ser/Thr phosphatase, with the protein MEAVFRTDVGKIRSHNEDDGFISEQLNGQMLVLVADGMGGHQAGDVASKMTKDILLEKWQEINRPLNPKEAEKWLEDSIYEVNRRLFEHAQKHPQCKGMGTTLVASICTDQFISHAHVGDSRIYLKSEGQMKQITSDHSLVAELVRSGQISEEEAQNHPRRNVVLRALGTESNIKVDVNTINWDPGALLMLCSDGLTDMLPEEEIYEQITDEGKLEKLAEQLIQMANDRGGEDNITIALIRHTGDLKEVTDR; encoded by the coding sequence ATGGAAGCAGTTTTTCGGACAGATGTGGGGAAAATCAGATCCCACAATGAAGATGACGGATTTATTTCCGAACAATTGAACGGGCAGATGCTTGTCCTTGTTGCCGATGGAATGGGAGGGCATCAGGCAGGTGACGTTGCAAGCAAAATGACTAAAGATATACTGCTTGAAAAATGGCAGGAAATTAATCGGCCTCTGAATCCGAAAGAAGCTGAAAAGTGGCTGGAGGATTCGATATATGAAGTAAACCGGAGGCTTTTTGAGCACGCTCAGAAACATCCTCAATGTAAAGGTATGGGAACTACCCTTGTAGCTTCTATATGTACTGATCAGTTCATTTCCCATGCTCATGTAGGTGATTCGAGAATTTATCTGAAATCGGAAGGTCAAATGAAGCAAATCACATCTGACCATTCCCTGGTTGCTGAACTTGTGCGGTCAGGGCAGATCAGTGAAGAGGAAGCCCAGAACCATCCGAGAAGAAACGTAGTATTAAGAGCCCTCGGTACAGAGAGCAATATAAAGGTAGATGTAAACACGATAAACTGGGATCCGGGTGCTTTATTAATGCTATGTTCTGACGGGCTGACTGATATGCTTCCTGAAGAAGAAATATATGAGCAGATAACAGATGAGGGTAAGCTGGAAAAGCTTGCAGAACAGCTGATACAGATGGCGAATGATCGCGGAGGGGAAGACAATATAACTATTGCGCTGATACGTCACACCGGGGATTTAAAGGAAGTGACTGATCGATGA
- the gmk gene encoding guanylate kinase produces the protein MKRDKGLLIVLSGPSGVGKGTVCGELRRQDTHIQYSVSATTRSPREGEADGVNYYFKSKEEFKRMIENNELLEWAQYVDNYYGTPRNYVEEVIARGQDVILEIEVQGALQVKENFPEGVFIFLMPPSLKVLRERIEGRGTETKDLIDSRMTIAKEEIELMDKYDYVVENDEVSAAVERIKAIVTAENCKKERLIDKYKELVEE, from the coding sequence ATGAAAAGAGATAAGGGACTGCTCATCGTTCTTTCAGGTCCGTCCGGAGTAGGGAAGGGAACTGTGTGCGGAGAGCTGCGCAGACAGGATACACATATACAATACTCTGTATCCGCAACAACAAGATCTCCCCGTGAAGGAGAAGCTGACGGAGTAAACTACTATTTTAAGTCAAAAGAAGAATTTAAACGCATGATTGAGAATAATGAACTCCTGGAATGGGCACAATATGTGGATAATTATTATGGTACTCCACGTAACTATGTGGAGGAAGTTATTGCAAGAGGCCAGGATGTCATACTTGAAATTGAAGTACAGGGAGCACTTCAGGTTAAAGAGAATTTTCCTGAAGGTGTCTTTATTTTTCTCATGCCTCCAAGCCTTAAGGTTTTAAGGGAGCGAATTGAAGGAAGAGGCACTGAAACAAAGGATTTAATTGACAGCCGTATGACCATTGCTAAAGAAGAAATTGAGCTGATGGATAAATACGATTATGTGGTGGAAAATGATGAGGTCTCTGCCGCTGTGGAACGTATAAAAGCGATTGTAACCGCAGAGAACTGCAAGAAAGAACGTCTCATTGACAAATATAAAGAACTTGTAGAGGAGTGA
- the rsgA gene encoding ribosome small subunit-dependent GTPase A, with amino-acid sequence MAQGRIVKALSGFYYVENEDGIFQCRGRGNFRKRKITPLVGDTVEFEAENKTDGYVLEVMERKNELIRPPIANVEQAILVFSTEEPSFSSLLLDKFLVHVEANDIEPVICLSKIDLLDEVKEAEIQRAEKIYQKLGYEVVNTSIYLEETIETLRPYLKDRVSVFAGQSGVGKSSLLNALRPELNLETKPISKSLGRGKHTTRHVELIPVESGYVADTPGFSSLDFHGIEAEELSYCFPEMRSRVNDCKFRGCTHINEPSCSVREAVKEGEIADFRYEHYSQFFEEIKSQKRRY; translated from the coding sequence ATGGCTCAAGGTAGGATTGTAAAGGCGCTAAGCGGGTTTTACTATGTGGAAAATGAAGATGGGATATTTCAATGCCGGGGCCGGGGTAACTTTCGTAAGCGGAAAATCACCCCGTTAGTAGGCGATACAGTTGAATTTGAAGCGGAAAATAAAACGGATGGATATGTTTTAGAAGTTATGGAGCGGAAAAACGAACTGATCCGTCCTCCGATTGCAAATGTGGAACAGGCAATATTGGTTTTTTCTACGGAAGAACCTTCATTTAGTTCCTTGCTCCTTGACAAGTTCCTCGTTCACGTTGAAGCCAATGACATCGAGCCTGTCATCTGCCTTTCAAAGATTGACCTGCTCGATGAAGTGAAGGAAGCGGAAATACAAAGGGCGGAAAAGATATATCAAAAACTTGGTTATGAAGTTGTAAATACTTCCATTTATCTGGAAGAAACTATTGAGACTCTGAGGCCCTACCTGAAAGACAGAGTTTCCGTGTTTGCGGGACAGTCAGGAGTAGGGAAGTCTTCTCTCCTGAATGCTCTCAGGCCTGAACTAAACCTTGAAACCAAGCCAATTTCCAAGAGTCTGGGAAGAGGTAAACATACGACACGCCACGTAGAACTTATTCCGGTAGAATCAGGGTATGTTGCGGATACGCCAGGTTTCAGCTCACTTGATTTCCACGGAATAGAGGCGGAAGAGCTCAGTTATTGTTTTCCTGAAATGCGGAGCCGGGTGAATGACTGCAAATTCCGTGGCTGCACCCATATAAATGAACCTTCCTGTTCTGTAAGAGAAGCAGTAAAGGAAGGAGAAATTGCCGACTTCAGGTATGAACATTATTCACAGTTCTTTGAGGAAATAAAATCACAAAAGCGGAGGTACTGA
- the priA gene encoding primosomal protein N' encodes MIAKIIVDVAANQTDRQFDYLIPPRFQDSIVPGIRVIVPFGPRKVQGFVLGVSETSGYNIKKLKEIEDLVDVEPPLTKELLSLSEWVRDDTLSFHISVLKVMLPAAMRAKYRKEVRLPESTSISALPPELSPLFQQEAVRDMDELLKKMSPEETKLLLKSVKQGILKLHPVVGTQETRKKLIVVKPALSREGLKDYLSTLSANAKKQRELIQHFIEQSEEIPVVDLIEKSGTSRSTVKSLAEKGVLIQEEAEILRDPYEGREFHTTQALPLTEEQHQVIRPVHEAVTEGRHETFLLHGVTGSGKTEVYLQSIERVLSMGKEAIVLVPEISLTPQMVTRFKERFGSEVAVLHSALSKGEKYDEWRRIRKKEVKVAVGARSAIFAPFENLGMIIIDEEHETSYKQEEAPRYHAREVAITRGRFYNCPVILGSATPALESYARAKKGVYHLLTMERRVKDVKLPAVKITDMRQELREGNRSMFSNALIDGIKERLERNEQIVLFLNRRGYSTFIMCRDCGYVAECPHCDISLTYHRTTQSLQCHYCGHTETIPTRCPECEGGSIRFFGSGTQKVEEELQKVLPEIRIIRMDVDTTRKKGSHERLLSDFGAGKGDVLLGTQMIAKGLDFPNITLVGVLAADSMLHLPDFRSSERTFQLLTQVSGRAGRHEKPGEVIIQTYTPEHYSIQNVVLHDYVSFFNREMGVRKQAGYPPYYYLAIIHVSDTDLNNAVKVTEKISKFLQNSFSENTLIYGPVASAIPRIKDRYRYQCMVKYKVEPKLTSVLQEILKTYQGEMSRSELSIFIDTNPYMMF; translated from the coding sequence ATGATTGCAAAAATTATCGTGGATGTTGCCGCTAATCAGACGGACAGGCAGTTTGATTATCTCATCCCCCCCCGGTTTCAGGATTCCATAGTTCCTGGAATTCGTGTGATTGTGCCATTCGGTCCCCGGAAAGTGCAGGGGTTCGTTCTTGGTGTTAGTGAAACCAGCGGATATAACATAAAAAAATTAAAAGAAATCGAAGACCTTGTTGACGTGGAGCCCCCGCTGACAAAAGAGCTTCTTTCCTTGTCAGAATGGGTAAGAGATGACACGCTTTCCTTCCATATTTCAGTGTTGAAGGTAATGCTTCCTGCAGCTATGCGGGCAAAGTACAGAAAGGAAGTCAGGCTTCCTGAAAGTACAAGCATATCCGCCCTTCCTCCAGAGCTGAGCCCTTTGTTTCAGCAAGAAGCGGTAAGAGATATGGATGAGCTTTTAAAAAAAATGTCTCCTGAAGAAACAAAACTTCTCCTTAAATCGGTAAAACAAGGAATCCTCAAGCTTCATCCTGTAGTGGGGACACAGGAAACAAGGAAAAAACTCATCGTAGTAAAGCCTGCTCTTTCAAGAGAGGGTTTAAAAGACTATCTGTCCACGCTTTCAGCGAATGCAAAAAAACAGAGGGAGCTTATCCAGCATTTTATTGAACAGAGCGAAGAAATACCGGTTGTTGATTTAATTGAAAAAAGCGGAACGTCCAGAAGTACTGTAAAATCTCTTGCGGAGAAAGGGGTCCTGATTCAGGAAGAAGCGGAAATCCTCAGGGACCCTTATGAAGGAAGGGAATTCCACACTACGCAAGCACTGCCCCTTACCGAGGAACAGCACCAGGTCATCAGACCGGTACATGAGGCGGTTACGGAAGGAAGGCACGAAACGTTCCTTCTCCACGGTGTAACAGGAAGCGGTAAAACGGAAGTGTATTTGCAGTCCATAGAAAGAGTTCTTTCCATGGGGAAGGAAGCGATCGTATTAGTTCCTGAAATCTCTCTGACACCACAGATGGTTACCCGCTTTAAAGAACGCTTTGGCTCTGAGGTTGCTGTTCTTCACAGTGCTCTTTCGAAAGGGGAAAAGTACGATGAATGGCGCAGAATCAGGAAGAAAGAAGTTAAAGTAGCTGTAGGGGCAAGATCGGCAATATTCGCCCCTTTTGAGAATCTCGGTATGATCATAATTGATGAAGAACATGAGACGAGCTATAAACAGGAAGAAGCACCAAGATACCATGCAAGGGAAGTCGCTATCACAAGAGGCAGATTTTACAATTGCCCCGTCATTCTAGGCAGTGCCACTCCTGCTCTGGAAAGTTACGCGCGGGCAAAAAAAGGAGTGTACCATCTCCTTACGATGGAGCGGCGGGTGAAAGATGTCAAACTCCCGGCTGTGAAAATTACTGACATGAGGCAGGAGCTCCGGGAAGGAAACCGTTCCATGTTTTCCAATGCTCTCATTGACGGCATTAAGGAGAGACTGGAAAGAAACGAACAAATTGTCCTGTTTTTAAACCGCCGCGGGTATTCTACGTTTATCATGTGTCGAGACTGTGGATATGTAGCTGAATGCCCTCATTGTGATATATCTCTTACTTATCACCGGACAACCCAGTCTTTACAATGCCATTACTGCGGCCATACGGAAACAATCCCTACGAGATGCCCGGAATGCGAGGGGGGTTCCATCCGCTTTTTTGGGTCTGGAACACAAAAGGTAGAGGAAGAGCTGCAGAAAGTTCTTCCTGAAATAAGAATCATCCGAATGGATGTGGACACAACAAGAAAGAAAGGATCCCATGAAAGGCTGCTCAGTGATTTCGGTGCCGGGAAAGGGGATGTATTATTAGGAACGCAGATGATCGCAAAAGGGCTCGATTTTCCTAATATAACCCTGGTAGGTGTGCTTGCGGCTGATTCCATGCTCCATCTCCCTGATTTCCGCTCCTCTGAAAGGACGTTTCAGCTTCTCACTCAAGTAAGCGGAAGAGCGGGCCGGCATGAAAAACCAGGGGAAGTCATTATCCAGACGTACACCCCTGAGCACTACAGTATTCAGAATGTGGTGCTGCATGACTATGTCAGTTTTTTTAACCGGGAAATGGGTGTAAGGAAGCAGGCTGGCTACCCGCCGTATTATTATCTGGCGATTATTCATGTAAGTGATACTGATTTGAATAACGCAGTAAAAGTAACGGAAAAGATCAGTAAGTTTCTTCAAAATTCATTTTCAGAAAACACTCTTATATACGGTCCTGTTGCGTCGGCAATCCCCCGTATCAAAGATAGATATCGCTACCAATGCATGGTAAAATATAAAGTCGAGCCAAAACTAACTTCTGTCCTGCAGGAAATTTTGAAAACATATCAAGGTGAAATGAGCAGGAGCGAACTATCCATTTTCATAGATACCAATCCATATATGATGTTTTAA